The following are from one region of the Novosphingobium humi genome:
- a CDS encoding TonB-dependent receptor: protein MIKTIHLFAVSSLAALAVATPALAQQAAPATPAEPAAEAPGDIVVTAQKRSERLVAVPLAVTAVSGASLANQQINDTASLTRAVPALSYQAGNGPGNSSFRIRGVGTQLFSYGVESAVAVVVDGVVAPRQVQGFADLADLQRVEVLRGPQGTLFGKNATAGVINIVTEAPTNHLTGHFDATIAEKGEYRVKGSVSGPLSENVKGRISGYYNDVGGFIYNANTGRNTNGVKSWGLRGKLEWDATSNLKIKLLADMNSTDADCCSRVPVRITTPNMQTLLGNISASPTNRTVSNDGAGYYRTTTNIVSLQGDLDLGKATVTSITAFQRFTDSDQFEPDQIASNPNRYVGAFAYSAWNDNFNHIAYNNWSQELRIGSNGNSDLTYVAGVFYNHINLNRYQSRRRQTCSSGASIGAACSGTQISQSAGMNGTYAGDNIAGFGQIDWRAVGGLHVIAGIREQYEAQRVTGSNYGPINSGDVLFPGTVVSNGTTRRSGSALTGKAGLRYEFNRNLQAYASYTRGYKAFALDIDIGTNFATQTGLAPEHVNAYELGLKWSAASGLLDINTALFRSDFTSLQVQALVTDVATGTFNTVLANAGKSRSQGVEIEATLRPVQGLSIGANFSYTDATIDVPGQSCAIQQQTGLSTYSSNFPSNTCYLKQTTSGGVTSTSSAIIDVVGGKLPATPAYRFGIIPRYERDFGNLTGFIQMALNYQSSTIFALNQDPMLAQGAYTLVDGSIGVHGPDNRWSATVFVRNMFNQNYYTQLNHGTLLANTANSGDLWANFNKDSRRYFGATVGFRF from the coding sequence ATGATCAAGACTATACACCTGTTCGCTGTGTCCAGCCTTGCCGCGCTGGCCGTTGCCACGCCCGCGCTGGCCCAGCAGGCCGCGCCCGCAACCCCGGCCGAGCCCGCCGCCGAAGCGCCCGGCGATATCGTCGTGACCGCGCAGAAGCGTTCCGAGCGTCTGGTCGCGGTGCCGCTGGCGGTGACCGCCGTGTCAGGTGCCAGCCTGGCCAATCAGCAGATCAACGACACCGCCAGCCTGACGCGCGCCGTTCCCGCGCTGTCCTATCAGGCGGGCAATGGTCCGGGCAATTCCAGCTTCCGCATCCGCGGCGTGGGCACCCAGCTCTTCAGCTATGGCGTGGAATCGGCGGTGGCCGTGGTGGTCGACGGCGTGGTCGCCCCGCGCCAGGTGCAGGGCTTTGCTGACCTTGCCGATCTTCAGCGCGTCGAAGTGCTGCGCGGGCCGCAGGGCACGCTGTTCGGCAAGAACGCGACCGCCGGTGTCATCAACATCGTGACCGAGGCGCCCACCAACCACCTGACCGGCCATTTCGACGCTACCATCGCCGAAAAGGGCGAATATCGCGTCAAGGGTTCGGTGTCCGGCCCGCTGTCCGAAAACGTCAAGGGCCGCATCAGCGGCTATTACAATGACGTGGGCGGCTTCATCTACAACGCCAACACCGGCCGCAACACCAATGGTGTCAAGAGCTGGGGCCTGCGCGGCAAGTTGGAATGGGATGCCACCAGCAATCTCAAGATCAAGCTGCTGGCCGACATGAACAGCACGGATGCCGATTGCTGCTCGCGCGTGCCGGTGCGGATCACCACGCCCAACATGCAGACGTTGCTGGGCAATATTTCGGCCAGCCCGACCAACCGCACCGTGTCGAACGATGGCGCGGGCTATTACCGCACCACCACCAACATCGTCTCGCTTCAGGGCGACCTCGATCTGGGCAAGGCCACGGTCACCTCGATCACCGCTTTCCAGCGCTTCACCGATTCCGACCAGTTCGAGCCGGATCAGATCGCCTCGAACCCCAACCGCTATGTCGGCGCCTTTGCCTATTCGGCGTGGAACGACAATTTCAACCACATCGCCTATAACAACTGGTCGCAGGAATTGCGCATCGGTTCGAACGGCAACAGCGACCTGACCTATGTCGCTGGCGTGTTCTACAACCACATCAACCTCAACCGCTATCAGTCGCGCCGCCGCCAGACCTGCTCGTCGGGCGCCTCGATCGGTGCTGCCTGCTCGGGCACGCAGATCAGCCAGTCGGCCGGGATGAACGGTACCTATGCGGGCGACAATATCGCCGGTTTCGGCCAGATCGACTGGCGCGCCGTGGGCGGCCTGCACGTCATCGCCGGTATCCGCGAACAGTATGAAGCCCAGCGCGTGACCGGCAGCAATTACGGCCCGATCAACAGCGGCGATGTGCTCTTCCCCGGCACGGTGGTCTCGAACGGCACCACCCGCCGCAGCGGGTCGGCGCTGACCGGCAAGGCGGGCCTGCGCTATGAATTCAACCGCAACCTTCAGGCCTATGCCAGCTATACGCGCGGCTATAAGGCCTTTGCGCTGGATATCGACATCGGCACCAACTTTGCCACGCAAACGGGTCTGGCGCCTGAACACGTCAATGCTTACGAACTGGGCCTGAAGTGGTCGGCGGCGAGCGGTCTGCTCGACATCAACACCGCGCTCTTCCGCTCGGACTTCACCAGCCTTCAGGTGCAGGCGCTGGTCACGGACGTTGCGACCGGCACGTTCAACACCGTGCTGGCCAATGCGGGCAAGTCGCGTTCGCAGGGTGTCGAAATCGAAGCCACGCTGCGCCCGGTTCAGGGGCTGAGCATCGGCGCGAATTTCTCCTATACCGACGCCACCATCGACGTGCCGGGCCAGAGCTGCGCCATCCAGCAGCAGACGGGCCTCTCGACCTATTCCTCCAACTTCCCGTCGAACACCTGCTATCTCAAGCAGACCACGAGCGGCGGCGTGACCAGCACGTCGAGCGCGATCATCGATGTGGTGGGCGGCAAGCTTCCGGCAACTCCGGCCTATCGCTTTGGCATCATCCCGCGCTATGAACGCGACTTCGGCAATCTGACGGGGTTCATCCAGATGGCGCTCAATTATCAAAGCTCGACGATCTTCGCGCTCAATCAGGACCCGATGCTGGCGCAGGGCGCCTATACCCTGGTCGACGGCAGCATCGGCGTGCATGGCCCCGACAACCGCTGGAGCGCGACCGTATTTGTGCGCAACATGTTCAACCAGAATTACTACACCCAGTTGAACCACGGCACGCTGCTGGCCAACACGGCCAATTCGGGCGACCTGTGGGCGAACTTCAACAAGGACTCGCGCCGTTACTTCGGCGCGACCGTGGGCTTCCGCTTCTGA
- a CDS encoding 23S rRNA (adenine(2030)-N(6))-methyltransferase RlmJ — MNYRHSFHAGNSADVVKHSLLIALVRALQQKQSALTLIDTHAGCGLYDLNGEEAGRTGEAAQGVLRAFADANPLLDDYRAAVQAVNAGVNMGDGPQLYPGSPKFLAQLLRPQDLLILNEKHPEDVHTLRVAMRGTPAAVHQRDAYELWLAMVPPRTPRGVVVIDPPYEQTDERARITATLAAAHRKWAHGVTVIWYPLKERPTHAQWKHQLRKLGIPKFLTVEHWLYDRDQPGIYNGAGLFIVNPPYAFTQGLPPLLEAMRAALAPEGHRGELTAEWLGG; from the coding sequence ATGAATTATCGTCATTCTTTCCATGCCGGCAACAGCGCCGATGTCGTGAAGCACAGCCTGTTGATCGCGTTGGTGCGGGCCTTGCAGCAAAAGCAGAGCGCGCTGACCCTGATCGACACCCATGCCGGCTGCGGGCTATACGACCTGAACGGCGAGGAGGCCGGACGTACCGGCGAGGCCGCGCAGGGCGTGCTGCGGGCCTTTGCCGACGCGAACCCCTTGCTGGACGATTATCGCGCCGCCGTGCAGGCGGTCAATGCCGGGGTGAATATGGGCGATGGGCCGCAGCTCTATCCCGGATCGCCAAAGTTTCTGGCCCAGCTTCTGCGCCCGCAGGATTTGCTGATCCTGAACGAGAAGCATCCTGAAGACGTCCATACCCTGCGTGTTGCCATGCGCGGCACGCCCGCAGCCGTGCATCAGCGTGACGCCTATGAACTTTGGCTGGCGATGGTGCCGCCCCGCACCCCGCGCGGCGTGGTGGTGATAGACCCGCCCTATGAACAGACCGACGAACGCGCGCGTATCACGGCCACTCTGGCCGCCGCGCACCGCAAATGGGCGCATGGCGTGACGGTGATCTGGTATCCGCTGAAAGAGCGGCCCACGCATGCGCAGTGGAAGCATCAATTGCGCAAACTGGGCATCCCGAAATTCCTGACCGTAGAGCATTGGCTTTATGATCGCGATCAGCCCGGCATCTATAACGGCGCGGGCCTGTTTATCGTCAACCCGCCCTACGCCTTCACGCAAGGACTGCCGCCTCTTCTCGAAGCCATGCGCGCCGCACTGGCTCCCGAAGGGCACCGGGGCGAACTGACAGCCGAATGGTTGGGCGGTTAA
- the epsC gene encoding serine O-acetyltransferase EpsC has product MTQNIPSAHQNSGNASGSEPPLVDLPALADALRGRRHQWRLSQDHDSAYGAHGFPSRLALGQILDNLASALFPMRLGPRGLTLDTEDAFVIASLRRALPDLAAQIRMELHAGRAQNEAEIHAQANAIVATLAHSLPEVRRLLDTDLEAAFAGDPAARTVDEVLLCYPSLTAMLHYRIAHVLYAHGAPLVARIITEIAHSRTGIDIHPGATIDESFFIDHGTGVVIGQTAIIGKRVRLYQAVTLGARSFASDESGRLLNTPRHPVIEDDVVIYAGATILGRITIGAGSAIGGNVWLTRSVAPRSVVRQGTPSISIETDPLANWP; this is encoded by the coding sequence ATGACGCAAAACATCCCATCAGCGCATCAGAATTCTGGCAACGCCTCGGGCTCTGAACCGCCTTTGGTCGATCTGCCCGCGCTGGCGGACGCTTTGCGCGGGCGGCGGCATCAGTGGCGATTGTCGCAGGACCATGATTCGGCCTATGGCGCGCATGGCTTCCCCTCGCGTCTGGCGCTGGGTCAGATTCTGGACAATCTGGCCTCGGCGCTGTTTCCGATGCGGCTGGGCCCGCGCGGGCTGACGCTCGACACCGAGGATGCCTTTGTCATCGCCTCGCTGCGCCGCGCCCTGCCCGATCTGGCGGCGCAGATCCGCATGGAGTTGCACGCGGGGCGCGCCCAGAACGAGGCCGAAATTCACGCGCAGGCCAATGCCATCGTCGCCACGCTGGCGCACAGTCTGCCCGAAGTGCGCCGGTTGCTCGACACTGATCTTGAGGCCGCCTTTGCCGGCGATCCGGCCGCGCGCACGGTGGATGAGGTGCTGCTCTGCTATCCTTCCCTGACCGCGATGCTGCATTATCGCATCGCCCATGTGCTCTACGCCCATGGTGCGCCGCTGGTGGCGCGGATCATCACCGAGATCGCCCATTCGCGCACCGGCATCGACATCCACCCCGGCGCCACCATCGACGAGAGTTTCTTCATCGACCATGGCACCGGCGTGGTCATCGGCCAGACCGCGATCATCGGCAAGCGGGTGCGCCTGTATCAGGCCGTCACGCTGGGCGCGCGCAGCTTTGCCTCGGATGAGAGCGGGCGCTTGCTCAACACGCCGCGCCATCCGGTGATCGAGGATGATGTGGTGATCTATGCGGGCGCGACGATCCTTGGCCGCATCACGATTGGCGCGGGCAGCGCGATTGGCGGCAATGTCTGGCTGACCCGCTCGGTCGCCCCGCGCAGCGTGGTGCGGCAAGGCACGCCCAGCATTTCGATCGAGACCGACCCGCTGGCCAACTGGCCCTAG
- a CDS encoding beta-glucosidase: MTAPTLPPQSTETQQTVAAEVEALLAQMTLAEKVEMMSGQGFFTALQEDNRVWGARPYRAGSGNARLGLSPLWFTDGPRGVTRGSSTCFPCTMARGATFDADLELRIGEAMGIEARAQDCNFSGAVCINLLRHPAWGRAQETYGEDPWHLGVMGAAMGTGIQTHNIIATVKHFALNSMENARFKVNVLADERALHEVYLPHFKHCLDAGIASVMTSYNKVNGEYCGQDRVLLTEILRDEWKFEGFVHSDWVRGVYKVYGASAGLDIENPEPLVFGERLVTAVEEGLVEPYVVDRACRRILTTQLTFARREDPLPAYGKELIACDAHRALALEAARKCAVLLENDGILPLSREKIRKLAVLGVLAALENTGDNGSSRVRPPYIVTPLEGLRAMLGEEAVLHADESDLEAARAAADASDAVLVVAGYTAKEEGEYILGDIALGADKKPRGPSLSPTPIGGDRVGLTLPEAQVALIRAAASSGKPVVVAIVAGSAVMVEEWRGDANAILMSFYAGMEGGTALAEVLFGDVCPSGKLPFTVARDAAHYPFFDRDAEEITYDLWHGYTKLEREGIAPRYAFGHGLSYATFAYSALNARVAGDAIEVSVAVRNTGDVAADEVVQCYIGAPGVEAERAVKQLRGFARVSLAPGETAIARFTVALDTMRWRAGRGWRLEPGTYRVYAGGSSAACLQTSVEV; this comes from the coding sequence ATGACCGCCCCTACCCTGCCCCCGCAATCTACTGAAACCCAGCAGACTGTCGCGGCCGAGGTCGAAGCGCTGCTCGCGCAGATGACGCTGGCCGAAAAGGTCGAGATGATGTCGGGACAAGGGTTTTTCACCGCTTTGCAGGAAGACAACCGCGTGTGGGGTGCCCGCCCCTATCGCGCGGGCAGCGGCAATGCGCGACTGGGCCTTTCGCCTCTGTGGTTCACCGATGGCCCGCGCGGGGTCACGCGCGGCAGTTCCACCTGCTTTCCCTGCACCATGGCGCGCGGGGCCACGTTCGATGCTGATCTCGAACTGCGGATCGGCGAGGCGATGGGCATCGAGGCGCGCGCGCAGGACTGCAATTTCTCCGGCGCGGTCTGCATCAACCTGCTGCGCCATCCGGCATGGGGCCGCGCGCAGGAAACCTATGGCGAGGACCCCTGGCATCTGGGCGTGATGGGCGCGGCGATGGGCACGGGCATCCAGACCCACAATATCATCGCCACGGTCAAGCATTTTGCGCTGAACTCGATGGAAAACGCGCGTTTCAAGGTCAATGTGCTGGCCGACGAACGGGCGCTGCACGAAGTCTATCTGCCCCATTTCAAGCACTGCCTTGATGCGGGCATCGCCAGCGTGATGACCTCATACAACAAGGTGAATGGCGAATATTGCGGTCAGGACCGCGTGCTGCTGACCGAGATCCTGCGCGATGAGTGGAAGTTTGAGGGCTTCGTCCATTCCGACTGGGTGCGCGGGGTTTACAAGGTCTATGGCGCCTCGGCGGGGCTGGATATCGAAAATCCCGAACCTTTGGTCTTTGGCGAAAGGCTGGTCACGGCGGTCGAGGAAGGTCTGGTCGAACCCTATGTCGTAGACCGGGCATGCCGCCGCATCCTGACCACGCAACTGACCTTTGCCCGGCGTGAGGACCCGCTGCCCGCCTATGGTAAGGAACTGATCGCGTGCGATGCCCATCGCGCCTTGGCGCTGGAGGCGGCGCGCAAATGTGCGGTGTTGCTGGAAAACGATGGCATTCTTCCGCTATCGCGTGAAAAGATCCGCAAGCTGGCGGTGCTGGGCGTGCTGGCCGCGCTGGAAAACACCGGCGACAATGGATCGAGCCGCGTGCGCCCGCCCTATATCGTCACGCCACTTGAAGGGCTGCGCGCGATGCTGGGCGAGGAAGCCGTTCTCCATGCCGACGAGAGCGATCTGGAGGCCGCGCGCGCCGCCGCCGATGCATCCGATGCGGTGCTGGTTGTGGCGGGCTATACGGCCAAGGAAGAGGGTGAGTATATCCTTGGCGACATTGCCCTTGGCGCCGACAAGAAGCCGCGCGGCCCCAGCCTCTCGCCCACCCCCATCGGCGGCGACCGTGTGGGCCTGACCCTGCCCGAGGCGCAGGTGGCGCTGATCCGCGCGGCGGCATCCAGCGGCAAGCCGGTGGTGGTGGCCATCGTTGCCGGTTCGGCGGTGATGGTCGAGGAATGGCGCGGCGATGCGAACGCCATCCTGATGAGCTTTTACGCCGGTATGGAGGGCGGCACCGCATTGGCCGAAGTGCTGTTTGGCGATGTGTGCCCCTCGGGCAAGCTGCCCTTTACGGTGGCGCGCGATGCGGCGCATTACCCCTTCTTCGACCGCGATGCGGAAGAGATCACCTATGACCTCTGGCATGGCTATACCAAGCTGGAGCGTGAAGGCATTGCCCCGCGCTATGCCTTCGGTCATGGCCTGTCCTATGCCACCTTTGCCTATAGCGCGCTGAACGCTCGCGTGGCGGGCGATGCGATCGAGGTTTCCGTGGCGGTGCGCAACACCGGCGATGTGGCCGCCGACGAGGTGGTGCAATGCTATATCGGCGCGCCGGGCGTCGAGGCCGAGCGCGCCGTCAAGCAATTGCGCGGTTTTGCCCGCGTATCGCTGGCGCCGGGGGAAACGGCCATTGCGCGCTTTACCGTGGCGCTGGACACGATGCGCTGGCGCGCGGGTCGTGGATGGCGGCTCGAACCCGGAACCTATCGGGTTTACGCAGGGGGCAGCAGTGCCGCCTGCCTCCAGACCAGCGTCGAGGTTTGA